Proteins found in one Triticum urartu cultivar G1812 chromosome 4, Tu2.1, whole genome shotgun sequence genomic segment:
- the LOC125552804 gene encoding uncharacterized protein LOC125552804: protein MLQLMMALAFSAAPLTLYVPPVRSLSLFVEAMETVCRECAPYSQGAVSRFRLGLSRIFAGLARALR from the coding sequence ATGCTGCAGCTGATGATGGCGCTGGCCTTCTcggcggcgccgctgacgctctACGTGCCGCCCGTGCGCAGCCTCAGCCTCTTCGTGGAGGCCATGGAGACGGTGTGCCGCGAGTGCGCGCCCTACTCCCAGGGCGCCGTCTCCCGCTTCCGCCTCGGCCTCTCCCGCATCTTCGCCGGCCTCGCGCGCGCCCTGCGCTAA
- the LOC125552803 gene encoding nuclear transcription factor Y subunit A-7-like, whose translation MRRKQNMQENGTIMIQFGQQVPNCESSASDSPQEVSGMSEGSFNEQNDQSGNRDGYAKSSDEGKMMSALSLGNSETAYTPPKPDRTHPFAISYPYADPYYGGAVAAYGAHAIMHPQMVGMVPSSRVPLPIEPAAAEEPIYVNAKQYHAILRRRQLRAKLEAENKLVKSRKPYLHESRHQHAMKRARGTGGRFLNAKEKSEASGGGNASARSGHAGVPPDGGMFSKHDHTLPSGDFHYRARGGA comes from the exons ATGAGACGCAAGCAAAATATGCAAG AAAATGGCACAATCATGATTCAGTTTGGTCAGCAAGTGCCTAACTGCGAGTCCTCAGCTAGCGATTCTCCTCAAGAAGTGTCCGGGATGAGTGAAGGAAGCTTTAATGAGCAGAATGATCAATCTG GTAATCGTGATGGCTATGCGAAGAGTAGTGATGAAGGCAAGATGATGTCGGCTTTGTCTCTGGGCAATTCAGAAACGGCATACACACCGCCAAAACCTGACCGCACTCATCCCTTT GCCATATCATACCCATATGCTGATCCTTACTATGGTGGTGCAGTGGCAGCCTATGGCGCACATGCTATT ATGCACCCCCAGATGGTGGGCATGGTACCATCCTCTCGAGTGCCACTACCGATTGAACCAGCTGCCGCCGAAGAGCCCATTTATGTGAATGCGAAGCAATACCATGCCATTCTCCGAAGGAGACAGCTCCGCGCAAAATTAGAGGCTGAAAATAAGCTGGTCAAAAGCCGTAAG CCGTACCTGCATGAGTCCCGGCACCAGCACGCGatgaagcgggctcggggaacaGGCGGGCGGTTCCTCAACGCAAAGGAGAAGTCTGAAGCTTCAGGCGGCGGCAATGCATCAGCGAGGTCTGGCCACGCCGGCGTTCCCCCGGATGGCGGCATGTTCTCGAAGCATGACCACACCTTACCGTCCGGTGACTTCCATTACCGCGCGAGAGGGGGCGCCTAG